The Balneola sp. genomic sequence CACTGAGACCGCTTCGTTCCTCGCGGATATTCTCTTCCCAAACAGGTCATTCTGAGGCTATCGCCGAAGAATCTAAACGGGTGGGTTTACCCGACTAGATCCTTCGCAAGTATGCTCAGGATGACTTTATTGGAGTTCTAAGTCATCACACACACAAAAGCCGGTCCCTTTCCAGAAACCGGCTTTTAGTATTACGTCATTAACCTTCTCTATTTCTGAATAAACTGAGTTGTATTAATCGAAGCCGGATCATCGGTCGAGACCATAAAAATGGCATCATTATAATCCTTATCGCCCTGGGGAAGTGCGATATCTTCGAATGCAAGTACAATACTTTGACAACCCTGATCAAAAAAAATGATGCTTTGTTGTTTCTCACTTACATTGAACTCAGGTATGGTGTACTGGGTGTAGATCCCGTCTGTTATTTTACTCCCTTTCCATCCATTAGAGATCACATAGAAACCTATTACGGTCCCCTCTTCAAATTCACCTAATAGCTTCATGGTGTTACCCTGTATAAGCTCGCCACCTGAATACTTTGCAGAAGCATTTGGGAAGATCACTACTTTATTCAAGTCCTCAGCTGTTTGTGGAGGGTCATCTTTATGATAGTAATAATAGCCTAAGGTGTTTCTGTACCCCGCCCCTTCACTAATAAAGGTCACATATACTTTATCATCTTTAAGCAATTCGATTTCCCTGTTAGGATTGTCGAAATACTCTGGATGTGCAACAAGTACATTGCTCCGTTCCGGAAGTACATTCCGGAAAAGATTAGGAAGTAGCTCACTACATACTTCCACGTCTTCAGGCTCCATTCCGTGGGGTACCCCACTATTATCATGTCCAAACATGGTTTGGTGCTCTCCCAGGGTTCCTTTCCTAAGAATTTTGAGCCCTTCTCCACCTTTAGCTACGAAGATCCATTCCCCATCAGTTGTCATATAGTTAGCCGATGCGGGAGCTTCATTCAAATCCCAGTGGAAAATCGGATTCATTTCACCAGGACTTTCCGGCATATCCAATACAGAAATACCATCAGCACCATTGGCGATGTAGATATAGTCATCATCGCTGGTTACCCCATTGGTATTTCCTTTGGTTAGGATATTAGAAGGAGTTGAATACAATTCTTCATCTGTATAGATGTCGAATCCTTTCAATCCATCATAGCCCATAGTAACAAATACCACTTCCGGATACCTCTGCGCAAAGTGAAGAGTGGATTTCCCCCGATAGGATCGTTCAACATTTTGGTGTGTAGCTGTCCCAATATTTACACTTTTGGATTCCTCAGAACTACCAACCTGTTTGATTTTAAGCTCTGCATCATCCCCGGTAACTAATGTTACCACAGAAGAAGCGTAAGGAACACTACCGTTAGTGGCTACATATTTTGCATCGGAATATTGCTCAGAGTGATTAAAACTGAGGTTATTGACATCAAATGAGTAGGTTCCGCCATGAGTTTTCCCTGCGGTTACATAGAGTTCGTTACCTGAACGAACAATCCCATTTGCGGATGCTGATATACCGGAATCGGTAAACCTGGAAAGGGAAACGTTTTTTATGTCTTCTGATATTAATCCGTCTTTTAATTGAATTTGGCGAACTACTGCTCCCTTATTCTTATGAGACAGGGCCAGCCAGATTCTCCGGCTGAATTCATCACCTTCGTAATCAACAGTAATGGCGTTAACATCAGATTTATCGAATAGAGCCTGGCTTACAAGTTCCGGATAAGCTCGGTTTGATAAATCAAACACCTCCAATCCTCCAAGGTGAATATCACCTTGTTTGTTGTAAGAAACATAGGCTTTATCGTCTACTACCTGCACATGGGTAGCACTAAGCTTATGCCCCTGAAAAATCGGAGACTCCACTTCGGCTACAAAGTACCAGGTATGTTCTAACTCTTCTGAATCCTCAAGAGAAAGTGCTCCCTTAAGTTTTGATTCAGGATCAAAGATGGTGGCCTGCCCGGAGCTATTCACCTGTAAAGGTTTATTGATATAATTAACCCGGGTATTCAGCACCTCTTTGTTATGTTCAAAGGAAACTTCTTCCTCTGATATCTCCTCAGTGTCCACATCAAAGGATGGGCTACAACCGTAAAGCAGTAGCACTCCGACAGTGAGAATGAGTAGTTTTGTTTTCATTGTTTTTTATTTGGTTAATGTGCAATCCGAAAATCTATATTTATAGGGCTGCATCCGGGCTTTTTCGGCGAATGGCAGGTTTGTGCCGATGAGTGGGGCTCTGCTTGTCTTTTTTAAGAAGTCATCCTGAGCATACTTGCGAAGGATCTAGTCGGGTAAACCCACCCGTTTAGATTCTTCGCTCTCGCTCAGAATGACCTAAAACAAAAAAAAAGCTGGAACGCTACCAACGTGCCAGCCCTGTGTAGTCGTTTTCTCAATTGAACCTTCCAAGGGATACTTTTACCGACATCTTGTAGAACTGCTTCCAGCCTTCCAGGTCCTCCTTATTAACCGGGACGATGTCTGCTAAGATTGAGCGTTCTGTAGGCTCATATTTTTTCTGAAATTCAGGCGGTAGTTCGTAAGTGGATACATAAAACTTGTCGATAATCCCCTTCTGCTTGGTACCATCCGGGAATTCAAGGGTAACTATCCTTCCTACTTCCACTTTATCCGATTCCTCCTGGGTGAAGTACGCCTGGATTCGAACTTTTTCAGGTTGGTGAATAGCCATTACCTGGTCTCCTTCATAACATACTTCATTCTCATTCACAGCTATGCGACCTATGATTCCATCTGTTGGAGCTATGTACAATCGCTTTTGAACAGAATTCCCACCAAATGAAGCCGAAATACTATACTCCCTTTTCAACCGGGTAAGCTGATCAATATGACGGATTAGAAATCTGATTTCCTCTTTCACCAGATCAAGGTCATCCTGGGTATTTACCATAATCCGTTGCTGATCATCAAACGAGCCTTTGGTTAAGGCAGCAAGTGCTACCAGTTCCCTGGTCTTTTCTAGTTCTTTCTGCTCTTCTGCCAGTCGATTTTGAAGAATCTGTCGCTCAGTTCGCTTCTCGTTTAACTGACGGGTAAGCCCAAGAATCTCGCGATTAATTCGCTCTTTATTAGATACGATATTAGAGTAACTAGCCCCATCATTTTCAAAATACTGGTTTAGATATCTGAATAAGGTATCTCCTTTTTGGATAGTAGCACCTTCTTCTACATACATGGAGTTTATCCTGATATCATCCGTAAAATGGACTTCCAGCTTCTCCATGGTCACCATTCCATCGATTTCGATGATGGCGATGCCTTTATAAAGCTTAAATGCTCCATACAATCCTACGATAAATAGTAGCGCTAAAAAGAGTACACGGTCTGTGTTTAGTTTATTCTTTTTCTTCGGTGGTTCCTTCAGGGTTCTGATAGTTGCATTGCCCTGGTTAAAGCTAAATTGTTCCATTATTCTACCTCCGCATTTTTGACAATGAGGTTTTCAGTTTTATAGACCAGATACTTTTCGATGCTACTATCTACTAAAAGCAGATTGATCTTCAAGAGTAGCTGAGTCATTTGTTTGGTAAGACCAGCTGTTTCGATTTGGACAGCCAGGTATTCGTCCTGCAGCAAAGATGCATCGATGGCAGGAATGGTTGTATTCACACTCTTTTTCTGTAAGTCTAATACCCGAAGCTTTTCAGCGAGCTTCTTTTCCAAAGCTATGGTATTCAAACGCTGTTTTTGCTTATAGGTGTACTCCTGATAGAGCATCAGGATCTCTTTCTTCCTGTTCGAAAGTTCATATTCATAAACTTCATCCAGGTATTTTACTTCAGAGTTATATTTTTGTCGGATCTCCTTTTTTGAATTAGACAAGGGAACCGCAAGAGATACTCCTACTGATACATAATCTCTTCTATCATCACTAAAACTAACCTGATGGTTATAGTATAAGTGTGCATTTAAACGAACATTATTTGACCAGAAATTTGGTTCCTCGATAAGTGCTTTATTCAGCTCCTTCTTTTTTGCCAGATTTGGACTGAATTCAAGATCAAACACCAATTCTTCAAGGTTAATATGAGGTAATTCCTCGAAGCCATAGATCCCTGAGGCTGTTACATAAGGTAGCTGTACCGAAAAGATGGCTTCAAATGACTGAGTGGACGAAATGAGTACATCCTTTTGAAATTGAGCTTCCTCCATCCTGGCTTCTAAATCCATCAGTTCTCTGTTGGTGAAGTACCCTTCTTCTCTTAAAGAACTAAACAATGGAGCCTTACTTCTGAGGAGACTAATCCTGGAATCATAATAATCGATTAATTTTTTCTCGAAGTAATAGGAAGCATAGGCGTACTGAAAGTAATAGCCTTCCCTTTTAGATTGATCGAGTGCATTTAGTTCTTCAAACTCTGCTTTTAGCAATGATTGATTTGCTTTCAGCCTTCGATCATAAAATCCTTCTGAAAGGATATTCCAGTTTACACCGGCTTTATAAAATGTTTGAAGATTTGAGAGCCCAAGGTCATCTTCAATAAAACCTTCTCCAAATTTGTGGTTTACTGATGATCTAAATTCAAGTCCAAAGTCTCTGTTATACAGACTTGCTTCACTGTAGTATTTATCAACCAGAGCACTGGAAATATTTCCTGAGGAGAACCGGAGCAAATCGTTGATAAAGACATTGTATTCCTGTGCCTGTGCCTGCACGCTCAACAATGCTATGATGTAATATGTTTTGAGAGATTTCACGACTACTTTTTTTCCAAAGCTAGTCGCTTAGAGCTTCCTAGATGAGATTCTTCGACGAATGGAAGCTATCTGTCGGTGAATGGAACCGTGGGGACATTGAACAGTTGAACATTGAACTTCGAACACCCAACGTTGAACGTTCAGCCTAACCACCTTTGCGATCCCGACGAATGTCGGGAGAAGCAATCTCAACTATATGGGTAAATATCCTGAGATTGCTTCAGTCGTGCCTGCCCACCATAGAAAACTTTGGAAGGCGGGCTATGCTGACTCCTTCGCAATGACTACAACATATTTAATCTGTTAAGCAACACTTCCCGGTTTGCTCTGCTTACCGGAATAATCTCTTCTGCGATTAGGATACTGTTATCCTCTATATCCACAATTTTATCCAGGTTTATGATATACGAACGATGCACTTTTAAGAACTTCGAAACAGGAAGCTTTTCCTCAATCTTTTTGAGCGTATTGTGGACCGTGTATTTCTTATCCTCTGTTTTGATCTGCACATAGTCTCCTTTCGCCTCAATAATCTGCACTTCATCAAAATTGAGTTTTACTAGTCTCGAATTGATGTTAACAAAAATGGAGGTCTCCTCTTCGGATTTTGGCGCCTCAGTCTTCTTAGCTTTTACCTTTTCCATGGTTTTTAAGAATCTACCCAGAGAAATAGGCTTAACCAGATAATCAACTACGTTGTACTGGAAAGCTTCAAGGGCAAAGCTGGGATCAGTAGTAGTCATTACTACATCGGGAAGCTCTGAAACTGACTTCACAAATTCAGAACCTTTTAGTTCCGGCATATGAATATCGAGAAATAGCAGATCGATCTGGTTTTCAGCAAGAAAAGTCAGAGCGTCTGCCGGGTTTTCGAATTCAGCCAGTACTTCGATATCTCCTACGCGTTCACACAACTTTGAAAGCGTTAGCCTAGCCGTTTTTTCATCATCAATAATTACACATTTCATAATAACTCTTTCATTTTTACTACCACCGATTCTAAATCCCGAACGATACTCTCAATATCTTTACCGGCACTCTCCCAATCGGTTATGGCGTTCTCTTTAGTTTTATATTCAATTTCTTCTGCGATAAGATCTACATTTTCAATCCCAAATGTGCGAATCTTAGTACGTAAAGCATGAAGTACCTCAGCCACCGTATTCTGATCTTCTCCACTTAACGCCTCTTCAAGCTGGGAACATTGCTTTGGGACTTCTTCAATGAATATGTTAATTAGTTCCTTTTCGAAGTCTTCGTCTCCTCCTGATAGTTCCTTGATGAAATCAAGCTCGAATAGTTCTTCTGTTTGAGGATTAGAATATATAACTCTGTTAATGTGGTCTT encodes the following:
- a CDS encoding DNA-binding response regulator yields the protein MKCVIIDDEKTARLTLSKLCERVGDIEVLAEFENPADALTFLAENQIDLLFLDIHMPELKGSEFVKSVSELPDVVMTTTDPSFALEAFQYNVVDYLVKPISLGRFLKTMEKVKAKKTEAPKSEEETSIFVNINSRLVKLNFDEVQIIEAKGDYVQIKTEDKKYTVHNTLKKIEEKLPVSKFLKVHRSYIINLDKIVDIEDNSILIAEEIIPVSRANREVLLNRLNML
- a CDS encoding DUF4114 domain-containing protein: MKTKLLILTVGVLLLYGCSPSFDVDTEEISEEEVSFEHNKEVLNTRVNYINKPLQVNSSGQATIFDPESKLKGALSLEDSEELEHTWYFVAEVESPIFQGHKLSATHVQVVDDKAYVSYNKQGDIHLGGLEVFDLSNRAYPELVSQALFDKSDVNAITVDYEGDEFSRRIWLALSHKNKGAVVRQIQLKDGLISEDIKNVSLSRFTDSGISASANGIVRSGNELYVTAGKTHGGTYSFDVNNLSFNHSEQYSDAKYVATNGSVPYASSVVTLVTGDDAELKIKQVGSSEESKSVNIGTATHQNVERSYRGKSTLHFAQRYPEVVFVTMGYDGLKGFDIYTDEELYSTPSNILTKGNTNGVTSDDDYIYIANGADGISVLDMPESPGEMNPIFHWDLNEAPASANYMTTDGEWIFVAKGGEGLKILRKGTLGEHQTMFGHDNSGVPHGMEPEDVEVCSELLPNLFRNVLPERSNVLVAHPEYFDNPNREIELLKDDKVYVTFISEGAGYRNTLGYYYYHKDDPPQTAEDLNKVVIFPNASAKYSGGELIQGNTMKLLGEFEEGTVIGFYVISNGWKGSKITDGIYTQYTIPEFNVSEKQQSIIFFDQGCQSIVLAFEDIALPQGDKDYNDAIFMVSTDDPASINTTQFIQK
- a CDS encoding HlyD family efflux transporter periplasmic adaptor subunit; protein product: MEQFSFNQGNATIRTLKEPPKKKNKLNTDRVLFLALLFIVGLYGAFKLYKGIAIIEIDGMVTMEKLEVHFTDDIRINSMYVEEGATIQKGDTLFRYLNQYFENDGASYSNIVSNKERINREILGLTRQLNEKRTERQILQNRLAEEQKELEKTRELVALAALTKGSFDDQQRIMVNTQDDLDLVKEEIRFLIRHIDQLTRLKREYSISASFGGNSVQKRLYIAPTDGIIGRIAVNENEVCYEGDQVMAIHQPEKVRIQAYFTQEESDKVEVGRIVTLEFPDGTKQKGIIDKFYVSTYELPPEFQKKYEPTERSILADIVPVNKEDLEGWKQFYKMSVKVSLGRFN
- a CDS encoding Hpt domain-containing protein — its product is MKFYYLDDSKFDRMAFTRLMRSFEGLTFEVVESFKELDEKYSKDESAILIRDCHLPGERINSLDFSATYFVSGSRPTESMRSALGISDDHFFLKPLNEDHINRVIYSNPQTEELFELDFIKELSGGDEDFEKELINIFIEEVPKQCSQLEEALSGEDQNTVAEVLHALRTKIRTFGIENVDLIAEEIEYKTKENAITDWESAGKDIESIVRDLESVVVKMKELL